GGGCGGTCGTGCCGCGCTGGCCCGCACCTCGAGCGAAGAAGAGGGAAAGCACGATGATGTCGTCGATATTGGTCGCCATGAACAGGCCGATCGCCTGTAGTGCCGTTGTCAGCATCACGCGTCCACCTCCCCTGCGCAGCAACCAGGCACCGAGCAGGCGGGATCAATGCACGGGGCGTTCTCGTCGACCGCGAGGGTGGCGTCGACCAGCGCCGTCAGGGCCTGCGCGAGATGCGAATCGGCGATCTCGTAGCGCGTCTTGCGGCCCTCGGGCTCGGCAATGACGATCCCGCAGTCGCGCAGGCAGGCCAGATGGTTGGACACGTTGGAGCGCGTCAGGCCCAGATCGTGGGCCAGCTCTGCTGGGTAGGCCGGTCGGTCGAGCAGGGTCAAGATGATCCGGGACCTCGTCGGGTCGGCCAGCGCGCGGCCCAGCCGGTGCATCACGTCCAAGCGAGAAGTAATAGTCAGCATCTGCTGAACTGTACAGCATGGACTGAACTATGATCGTCGAGTCCGCAGCAATCAGGCGCCCCCGCTCTCCGTCTCCAAAGAGTGACCCTCAACCGCGGACCTCCACGGCAGGGCCCGCTTTCGCGCCGTCGCGACGATGGTCTCCCCGCTATCCCGTCCGGCTTGCAGTTCCGGGACAGGGGGCGCTCTACGGCCCAGGCCGGGCTACGTCGCTTTCGTCGCTCACCTTGAGCGCACTTCGGCACAGCGCTCTCTCTGCGGCATGTGGAGGCAGTCAGGCTCGGGGCGTGCAGATAATGCGACTGTCGCAGCCGTTGTGGCCACCGTCCACCTCGACGGCGTCGCTCCAGGCCTGGCCGAAGTGCGCGCGGTCGTACCCCGTCTGCGGGGCGCGCCCCTTGACCGGGAGGGTGCCCAGCGCGGCGAGCGCGGGGGAGGGCGCGCCGGCGGTGGAGGAGGCACCCGACTCCGCGGCCGGTCGTGCCGTCTCGGTCGCCGTCACCGGGGACGGCGTGACGGTCTCGGGCGGGGCGGTGTCCGTCGCCGTCGTCGTCACCGTGGTGGTGGTCGTCGAGGCGGCCGTCGGCTCGCCCGGTGCGGTGCACGCCGCCCCCAGGGTGCTGACGACCAGGAGCGCGATCGTGCCGCGCAACCGCGTGGTCATGACCGAACGGTAGCCCGCGGCACCGACAGCCCCGACACCGCCTCTGCGGGTCCCGGGCGTTCTCCGACACAGTGTCCGATTCCCGACGGTGCAGTTGCGTCACCCGGCGCGATGACGGCGGCCCGCAGCCCTCGTAGCGTCGTCGTCATGGAGCAGACACCCCACGACGACGTGGTGATCATCGGCGCCGGCATCGGTGGGCTCACCCTGGCCCTCGCCCTGCGCGAGCGTGGCATCGACGCCACCGTCCTCGAGCGCACCGCGGAGCTGCGGGAGGTCGGGGCCGCGGTCGCGCTCTCGGCCAACGCGACGACCCTCTTCCGCCGCCTGGGCATCTACGACGCCCTCGAGGAGGTGTCCTGGGCGCAGACGGACCTGGTCTTCCGGGACGGCCGGACCGGGGCGACCCTGGGTCGCACACCCGTCGGGAGCGCCTACCGGGAGCGCTTCGGCGCGGACTACTGGGGCGTGCACCGCGCCGACCTGCAGCGGGTGCTCTCCGACGCCGTCGGCGCCGAGCGGATCAGGCTGTCCCACCACGTGCTCGACCTGCACGAGGAGGACGACCGTGTCCTGCTCGACCTCGCCGACGGGTCGCGACGCAGCGCGGGGATCGTCGTCGGTGCCGACGGGGCGCGCTCGCTCCTGCGCCGGTGGGTCGTCGGGTACGACGACGCGATCTACTCCGGACGCTCCGGGTTCCGCGGGATCGTCCCCACCGAGCAGCTGACCGAGCTGCCCGACCCGAGGGCGATCCAGTTCTGGATCGGACCGACCGGCCACCTCCTGCACTACGCGATGGGTGGGCAGGGCCAGGACGTGAATTTCCTCGCCGTCAGCCGCACCCCGCAGGAGTGGACCGCCGAGGGCTGGGTCGAGCCGGCGAGGGACGAGGAGAAGTTCCTCCCCTTCGCAGGGTGGCACCCGGCCGTCACGCAGATGCTGGGGGCCGGCGAGGTCGACCAGCGGTGGGCCCTGATGCGCCGGCCCCCGCTGTCGACGTGGCACCGCGGCCGGGTCGTGCTCCTCGGCGACGCCGCGCACGCCCTCGTCCCGCACCACGGCCAGGGCGCCAACCAGTCGATCGAGGACACGTGGGCCCTGGCAGAGGAGCTCGCCGCCGCGGACCCTGCCGATCCGACGCCGGCCTTCGAGGCCTACGAGGGGAGACGTCGCCTGCGCACGCGTGCCGTCCAGTTCGCCTCGTGGCAGGTCGCGGAGGTGCTCCACCTCCCGGACGGGCCGGCGGCGGAGGCGCGCAACGCCGAGATGGCGACGACGGACTACTTCGAGGACAAGCTCGCCTGGATCCA
Above is a window of Janibacter cremeus DNA encoding:
- the cmtR gene encoding Cd(II)/Pb(II)-sensing metalloregulatory transcriptional regulator CmtR; protein product: MLTITSRLDVMHRLGRALADPTRSRIILTLLDRPAYPAELAHDLGLTRSNVSNHLACLRDCGIVIAEPEGRKTRYEIADSHLAQALTALVDATLAVDENAPCIDPACSVPGCCAGEVDA
- a CDS encoding FAD-dependent monooxygenase gives rise to the protein MEQTPHDDVVIIGAGIGGLTLALALRERGIDATVLERTAELREVGAAVALSANATTLFRRLGIYDALEEVSWAQTDLVFRDGRTGATLGRTPVGSAYRERFGADYWGVHRADLQRVLSDAVGAERIRLSHHVLDLHEEDDRVLLDLADGSRRSAGIVVGADGARSLLRRWVVGYDDAIYSGRSGFRGIVPTEQLTELPDPRAIQFWIGPTGHLLHYAMGGQGQDVNFLAVSRTPQEWTAEGWVEPARDEEKFLPFAGWHPAVTQMLGAGEVDQRWALMRRPPLSTWHRGRVVLLGDAAHALVPHHGQGANQSIEDTWALAEELAAADPADPTPAFEAYEGRRRLRTRAVQFASWQVAEVLHLPDGPAAEARNAEMATTDYFEDKLAWIHGYDPTVDSGIRPGARVLNR